The Mycolicibacterium hassiacum DSM 44199 genome includes a window with the following:
- the mycP gene encoding type VII secretion-associated serine protease mycosin encodes MRRTLRTVLAAATAPLAVAMLGCPAAQAITPPEIDPDAVPPSGAPGPVAPMAQRGACLTAGVLPGTDPGAPTASQTMLDLPEAWRYSRGDGQLVAVIDTGVRPGPRLPNVEPGGDFVESTDGLTDCDGHGTLIAGLIAGQPGDDGFSGVAPGARVLSIRATSARYSTRDPGADRGVGRIALEVTALARAIVRAADLGARVINVSVVTCLPADENIDQNPLGAALRYAVVDKDAVVIAAAGNNRMGLNPGSSCPSNPLSAPGRPQDPRNWTEVTSVSIPSWWQPYVLSVGSVGPSGRASDFTMAGPWVGIAGPGEGIASVGNADGGGLANALPNDQGDLFPLNGTSYAAAYVSGVAALVRSRFPELNARQVMDRLTASAQGASREPSNLTGAGLVDPVAALTWDVSEAVGRREAPRPSPVAAPPLPEPPDATPRVVAFTGAGLLVAAAVITAALAAHRRREQQSLDPQTRTETR; translated from the coding sequence ATGCGACGCACGCTGCGGACCGTGCTCGCGGCCGCGACCGCACCGCTGGCCGTCGCGATGCTGGGATGCCCGGCCGCGCAGGCGATCACCCCGCCGGAGATCGACCCGGACGCGGTCCCGCCGTCGGGGGCGCCGGGACCGGTGGCGCCGATGGCCCAGCGCGGCGCGTGTCTGACCGCCGGGGTGCTACCCGGCACCGATCCCGGGGCGCCCACCGCGTCGCAGACCATGCTCGACCTGCCCGAGGCGTGGCGCTACAGCCGCGGCGACGGGCAACTCGTCGCGGTGATCGACACCGGGGTGCGGCCCGGTCCCCGGTTGCCCAACGTCGAGCCGGGCGGCGACTTCGTCGAGTCGACCGACGGGCTCACCGACTGCGACGGCCACGGCACGCTGATCGCCGGACTGATCGCCGGCCAGCCCGGTGACGACGGGTTCTCCGGGGTGGCGCCCGGCGCCCGGGTGCTGTCGATCCGGGCCACCTCGGCGCGCTACAGCACGCGGGATCCGGGCGCCGACCGCGGGGTGGGCCGGATCGCGCTGGAGGTGACCGCGCTGGCGCGGGCCATCGTCCGCGCCGCCGACCTCGGCGCCCGGGTGATCAACGTATCCGTGGTGACCTGCCTGCCGGCCGACGAGAACATCGACCAGAACCCGCTCGGCGCCGCCCTGCGCTACGCGGTGGTGGACAAGGACGCCGTCGTGATCGCCGCCGCGGGCAACAACCGGATGGGCCTGAACCCGGGCTCGTCGTGCCCGTCGAACCCGCTGTCCGCGCCCGGCCGGCCGCAGGATCCGCGCAACTGGACCGAGGTCACCTCGGTGTCCATCCCGTCGTGGTGGCAGCCGTACGTGCTGTCGGTCGGCTCGGTCGGCCCCAGCGGGCGGGCCTCGGATTTCACCATGGCCGGCCCGTGGGTGGGCATCGCCGGTCCGGGCGAGGGCATCGCGTCGGTGGGCAACGCCGACGGCGGCGGGCTCGCCAACGCACTGCCCAACGATCAGGGCGATCTGTTCCCGCTCAACGGCACCAGCTATGCGGCGGCGTACGTGTCCGGGGTGGCGGCGCTGGTGCGCAGCCGCTTCCCGGAGCTCAACGCCCGCCAGGTGATGGACCGGCTGACCGCCAGCGCCCAGGGCGCGTCCCGCGAGCCGTCGAACCTGACCGGTGCCGGGTTGGTCGACCCGGTCGCCGCCCTGACCTGGGACGTCAGCGAGGCGGTCGGGCGCCGCGAGGCGCCCCGGCCCAGCCCGGTGGCCGCGCCGCCACTGCCCGAACCGCCCGATGCCACCCCGCGCGTCGTCGCCTTCACCGGCGCGGGGCTGCTGGTGGCGGCCGCGGTGATCACCGCCGCGCTGGCCGCGCACCGGCGCCGCGAACAACAAAGCCTCGACCCACAGACCCGGACGGAGACCAGGTGA